The DNA sequence AGGGGGTGCCAAGCTCCCATCGTGCGTCGAGGAGCAGTTCCTCGCGCCCCCAGTCCGGGCCGACGGCGGGAGGCTCGCACACGACGAGGTCGGCGCGGAGCGAGGGCCAGGCATCCGCCCGCAGCGAGTCACCCGCTTGGATCACCGCATCGGCTCGGCCGCTCAACTTGGCTCGGAGTTCCGCGAACCGTGCTGCTGCGGGGTCGATCTCCTGCCCGCGAATGACCGTACTGCCGTCGTCCCCCGCAACCATGAGAAGGACCCCGATCCCGCAGGCGGGATCGAAGACGGTGGTGCCCTTGGGCAAAGGGCCCACAAAGTGAGCGACCGCCCGGGCGATCCTCGCCGAGGTCACCTGATCCGAGCCGCTGCGACGCGCCGAATCCTGAAAGCGTTCGACGAGTCCGTCGGCCACGTCGGTTGGTGTGGCGCTCTGTGCTGACGAGGCGACGATCGCAGCCGCTGCGGAGTCGAGACCAGACGGATTTCCCGTCGAAAGGAATGCTGCGACCGAAGACAGGCCGCTGATCATGTCATCGCCGAACGACGCGCGGAGCGCCTGCCAGAGCCGGACTTCGTCGGACACGTCATGGCTCTTCCGCTGGTTCGCGAGCCATGCCCGTACATCGGTAAGGGAAAACAGAGGTGTGCCTGAACTGCCTCCCGCCGGGGCGGGGAAGTCCTTGTGGCGGCGTCTCCAGTTCGACACAGCGGCTCGTGTCACGCCCGCGATGCGAGCGATCTCGGCCCCGGTGATCAAAGGGTCTACTGCACCCGCGTCATCCCTCATACGGAAACCGTACACGCCATTGCAGACACGCGGTAAGTGTTGGGCGTTGACGTCGTCAACGTGTTCATCTGGGACGGAAGTCATCCGCTTGTGCAGGAACGTGAGCGGCGGTGGGATTCAGACCTTCATGACGGTGGCGTGCCCGCGGCAAAGCGCTGTGAGGTCCTCAGGATCGGAAGCAGGGATCGTGGCCGGCCCTGGTGAGGCCAGTGCGGTGGCGGCGAGTATGGCGTCGATGGCGTACTTGTGGCCGTGCGGGCCGGCGTCGGCGAGCAGGATGGCGGCGTGGCGGGCGATCGGCTCGGTGATCGGTTCCACGACCAGGCGGGAGAGTGTCCACTCCAGGGCAGGGCGGTTGATGCGGGAGTGGGCCACTTCGGCCAAGGCGACTGCCGAGGTGATCACACGGAGGTCGTCGGTGCGGGCCAGGGCGAGCCGGGCGTGACCGTTTGGCGGGCAGGCGGCCGAGGTGATCACTTGAAGGCCGGCGTCACAAGCGACTGCGAGCGGCTTGCGGACCTCGTGGTCGCGTTGTGCAGTCTCGGCGAGCCTTCGCCGGCGGCGAAAAGATCACGCTCGCGAGCTCGCCCCGCTTGGTGGCGGCATCCGGGCCGTCGAGGGGCAGTACGCGTGCGTCGAAAGGCCGCGCGTAGCGCCCATGGCGCACGTAGTGCACATGGATCTTGAGTCCGTTTTGCGCACCACGTGTCTCTGACCTGCGGTTTTCATTAACCTGTTCTTGGCTCTACATGTTTTCGATGACGCATCATGTGGAGTGTGTGGCGATTCTGGAGCCTGCTGCAAAGGGCGCCTGACCTGCAGTTTTTCCGGGGTTCTCAGGCGCGGCGGGATGTTCCGCTGGTCACGCAGGCGCTGCGCCATCTGCTCGTCAGTCTTTCCGACGTGTCAGCTTGCCGGTGTAGTGGATCAGTACCGTCTGGACGTCGAACGACAGGACCAGGCCGGCGCCGCTGCCGGGGAGAGGCGTGGCGGCGCCGAGCGCGCTCTTCAGGTCTTTGGGCTTGGCCAAGTCCTCGATGATCTCCTTGGCGGCCTTCCACATGGCCCGGTCGAGCTCCTGGCCGCTCCCGGGCTGTCCGGTCGCGGACGCTCAGGACGTCACCCGCACGGACTCGGTGGGACTCGGTGCGTGGCACGTCCCGGGTGCTCCCATCCGCTTCAGCCGCCGGTGGGCGCGACCTCCCTTGAGGGAGCCGGAACCAGACGGTACCCGCCGTCCTCGCGGAGCACGTGTCCGGCGGTCGGTTGCGGGAAGTGGCTCCCGAGCAGGAGCGTTGACGTACCGGCCAGCGAGCCGAGCAGCTTGTTCCGGGTCCTGGCCGCGAGTTCGGGAGCGACGTCCACACAGCTGCAGAGCTCCGGATGCGCCATCTGGACCGGGTGGTGGATGCTGTCGCCGGTGACCAGTGCGGTCTCGCCACGGCTGCTCAGTTCCACCGCTACCTGCCCCGGTGTGTGGCCGGGAACGGGCAGCAGACGGATGCCCGGCGCGACGTCCGTGCCCTCGTCCGCTACATCGATGAGGTCGAACAGCCCTGCTTCCCGGACGGGATGGACCGAGTCCCGGAACATCTGCCGGCGAGCCTCCTCCATGTCGACACCCGCCCAGTAGTCCCACTCGGTGCGTGAGGTGAGATAGCGCGCGTTCGGGAAGGTGGGCACCCAGGCGTCGCCCTCGGCGCGTGTGTTCCACCCCACGTGGTCGGCGTGGAGGTGGGTCAGGACCACGATGTCAATGGCCTCCGGCGCGAAGCCCGCCGCCCGTAGCCGTGCTTCGTAGTCGCTGTTCAGGTTGTGCCAGGCGGGGTTGGCGCGCCGCTTCCCGTTTCCGATGCCGGTGTCCACCAGCACGTGCATGCCGTCCACCTCGATGGCGAAGCTGTGACTTGCCAGGCGCAGGACGCCTTGTGCGTCGGCGAATTCGGGGCTCAGCCAGGGCGTCCGGCTCACGAGGTCGGTGGTTGCCCCGGGCAGCAGCCACGGACCGGTCCGGGCGGGCAGGCCGACTTCGTCGATGCGTCGTACGGTGTGGTCGCCCACCGTCCAGGAAGAGGCGGGGGCAGTGATGGACTTGGTCATCTGCGATGAGGTGAACACGGCGGCTTCCCTTACCTGTTGTCGGTCGCGAGGACGGAGATCTCTGGAGCGGGTGTGTCGGGTGTGTGGGGTGAGGCGGATGTGCAGTGGCTCGTTGCCGGACGGGAGTGGGTGCCCGGGGAGGGTGACCGGCGCCGACTGCGCAGCGACGCGGTCAGCGTCGCGACCGCGACGGACGCCAGTACGGCCACGCCGCCGGCATAGGCCACTGCTGCCGCGCGTAGCCCGAGGCCGGCGGTGAGGGCACCGGCTCCGATGGCGGGCAGACTCATCGCCAGGTAGCTGAGTACGTAATAGGAGGCGAGCGTGCCGCCCTTCTCCCGGGCCGGGACCGAGTCGACGACCGCCCGCAGCGCACCCTGGGAGACGGCCCCGAAGCCGAACCCGGCCAGCGCCACCCCGGCGAAGAGAAGTACGGGGGCGGCGAGATGGAGGGCGGCCAGGGTCAGGACCGCCGCCGGAATCACCGCCCAGCTCCCGAGAAGAGCGGAGACGTCGGCACGCATCCTGCGTGTGAAGTACACCGTCGGGACGGCGACGGCCGTCAGCGTGAAGAAGACCGTG is a window from the Streptomyces sp. MMBL 11-1 genome containing:
- a CDS encoding N-6 DNA methylase — its product is MTSVPDEHVDDVNAQHLPRVCNGVYGFRMRDDAGAVDPLITGAEIARIAGVTRAAVSNWRRRHKDFPAPAGGSSGTPLFSLTDVRAWLANQRKSHDVSDEVRLWQALRASFGDDMISGLSSVAAFLSTGNPSGLDSAAAAIVASSAQSATPTDVADGLVERFQDSARRSGSDQVTSARIARAVAHFVGPLPKGTTVFDPACGIGVLLMVAGDDGSTVIRGQEIDPAAARFAELRAKLSGRADAVIQAGDSLRADAWPSLRADLVVCEPPAVGPDWGREELLLDARWELGTPSKAEGELAWLQHCYAHTAPGGRTVIVMPSSVAYRKAGRRIRAELVRRGILAHVIALPGGVASSHSVPVLLWILRRPKPDDTTPSHVRMVDLTGNDPDGPLEPTSDQVADIPLIDLLDETVDLTPNLHIHRSTQDFRAEYWSLREEIEQQLQALGALLPALRETAGEDSLDTATVSLADLSRAGLIEAGAGGPQSLSPQLDTDYLRGFLQSASNVRRSTSTSGTHRVDARAARIPQMAVADQRRYGAVFRSLQEFEERVASLAELGKEAAALAREGLTNGALAPPADDSGE
- a CDS encoding type II toxin-antitoxin system VapC family toxin, translating into MITSAACPPNGHARLALARTDDLRVITSAVALAEVAHSRINRPALEWTLSRLVVEPITEPIARHAAILLADAGPHGHKYAIDAILAATALASPGPATIPASDPEDLTALCRGHATVMKV
- a CDS encoding MBL fold metallo-hydrolase — protein: MTKSITAPASSWTVGDHTVRRIDEVGLPARTGPWLLPGATTDLVSRTPWLSPEFADAQGVLRLASHSFAIEVDGMHVLVDTGIGNGKRRANPAWHNLNSDYEARLRAAGFAPEAIDIVVLTHLHADHVGWNTRAEGDAWVPTFPNARYLTSRTEWDYWAGVDMEEARRQMFRDSVHPVREAGLFDLIDVADEGTDVAPGIRLLPVPGHTPGQVAVELSSRGETALVTGDSIHHPVQMAHPELCSCVDVAPELAARTRNKLLGSLAGTSTLLLGSHFPQPTAGHVLREDGGYRLVPAPSREVAPTGG